A DNA window from Deltaproteobacteria bacterium contains the following coding sequences:
- a CDS encoding TolC family protein, giving the protein MTLKQAVEIALANNPEIAARGWDTTAAEARRGQAVGARLPSLGLAGGYTHHLDRQRLIAAGKEGEPGLFSRDIVSGDLVLSLPLFTGGRLVSQVSAAELLRDAADHRLARSREELVFNVSSVFFSILAQRRVIESLEFSRRTLAEHLKRIDELIAAQKAAKVDRMRTEVRLADVDQQLVREANLMAIQRRALASLLGIGGHIEEITPVGELEPQETAPAPQLETALATAWRGRGDYLAARSATEAQARNVDVAESGHWPTISLQGAYGGRWAAGPSTGSGDEGDVGRVGLVLDVPLFVGGQVDARIHEQRANLAAAQERLHTLDLQVRLEVETALLNVESSGERAAAIRKSIAQARESLRIERQKYDLGKGAIVDVLDAQAALLESETNFYRVLAELQIAQAQLKLAMGEE; this is encoded by the coding sequence ATGACCCTGAAGCAGGCTGTCGAGATCGCGCTGGCCAATAACCCCGAAATCGCTGCGCGGGGCTGGGACACCACAGCGGCCGAGGCACGGCGAGGCCAGGCTGTCGGAGCGCGACTGCCCAGCCTTGGCCTGGCGGGCGGATATACCCATCACCTTGATAGACAAAGGCTGATCGCCGCCGGCAAGGAGGGGGAGCCTGGGCTCTTCAGCCGGGATATCGTTTCCGGCGATCTCGTCCTTTCCCTGCCGCTTTTCACCGGTGGGCGGTTGGTTAGCCAAGTAAGCGCCGCCGAACTTCTCCGGGACGCGGCTGATCATCGACTCGCTCGCAGCCGGGAAGAGCTTGTCTTTAATGTGTCCAGTGTGTTTTTCAGCATTCTAGCTCAACGGCGCGTCATCGAATCTCTGGAGTTTTCAAGGCGCACACTGGCGGAGCATCTGAAACGAATTGATGAGCTGATTGCGGCGCAAAAGGCCGCCAAGGTCGACCGGATGCGGACAGAGGTCCGGTTGGCGGACGTCGATCAACAACTGGTACGGGAAGCGAATCTCATGGCCATTCAGCGCCGTGCCCTGGCCAGTCTCTTAGGTATTGGAGGTCACATCGAAGAAATAACTCCGGTGGGGGAATTGGAACCCCAGGAAACCGCTCCGGCCCCCCAATTGGAGACAGCTCTCGCGACAGCTTGGAGAGGACGCGGAGACTACCTGGCGGCAAGGTCGGCGACAGAGGCCCAGGCCCGCAACGTGGACGTGGCCGAGTCCGGTCATTGGCCGACCATTTCCCTTCAAGGCGCCTATGGGGGGCGCTGGGCCGCGGGACCGTCAACTGGCTCAGGAGACGAAGGTGATGTGGGCCGTGTCGGCCTGGTCCTGGATGTGCCGCTTTTCGTGGGCGGCCAGGTGGATGCGAGAATCCACGAACAGCGCGCCAATCTCGCCGCTGCGCAGGAGCGGCTCCACACCCTCGATCTCCAAGTGCGGCTCGAGGTCGAAACCGCTCTTCTCAACGTGGAATCTTCCGGTGAACGGGCGGCGGCCATTCGAAAATCAATTGCACAGGCCCGGGAAAGTCTTCGAATCGAGCGGCAGAAATATGATCTCGGTAAGGGGGCCATTGTGGATGTACTCGACGCCCAGGCCGCTTTGTTGGAGTCAGAGACCAACTTCTATCGGGTGCTGGCCGAGCTTCAGATCGCTCAGGCCCAACTTAAACTGGCGATGGGTGAAGAATGA
- a CDS encoding sigma-70 family RNA polymerase sigma factor codes for MPDPAARDEFLMQAAGKGDLEAFGEIVQRHHSWAWRIAYRFLGDEPEAADIVQEAFLRLLDASRRYRPTAKFRTYFYRIITRLCLDRTKKKQPLYLETIPDAPDPRPDAADAMVLQEAAVAVRAALDVLPPNQRMAIVLRYYEELNYEDIASALETTPKAVERLLAHGRERLRAILGGRDEFFCS; via the coding sequence TTGCCTGATCCCGCGGCCCGTGACGAATTTTTGATGCAGGCCGCGGGAAAAGGCGATCTTGAAGCTTTCGGGGAGATCGTCCAACGGCATCATTCCTGGGCCTGGAGGATCGCGTATCGCTTCCTCGGGGATGAACCGGAAGCCGCGGACATCGTCCAGGAAGCGTTTCTCCGGCTCCTGGACGCATCGAGGCGTTATCGACCTACTGCAAAATTCAGAACCTATTTCTATCGGATCATCACCCGTCTTTGCCTGGACCGTACGAAAAAGAAACAGCCATTGTACCTCGAAACGATTCCTGACGCTCCCGATCCTCGCCCCGACGCGGCGGACGCGATGGTTTTGCAAGAAGCGGCCGTCGCCGTGCGCGCCGCGCTCGACGTCCTGCCTCCCAACCAACGTATGGCCATCGTGCTTCGCTATTATGAAGAGCTGAACTACGAAGATATCGCTTCGGCCCTCGAGACGACACCCAAAGCCGTGGAACGCCTTTTGGCGCATGGCCGGGAGCGCCTCCGAGCTATTCTCGGCGGCCGGGATGAATTTTTTTGTTCCTGA
- a CDS encoding periplasmic heavy metal sensor, with translation MFSKIRGAILALSIGLNLAFVGTWSIQAFPGWMTPLIGVRERIEGTVAQSSLHRELGVTPEQWEHIEPLILQFRKTAENHGKEIRRLRRELLDLLAAAPVDEKAIRTKQDEILAGQGRMQNLVVDHLLKEKEILSPNQSIKLIQALCEQCRYDGDMLTGSGLGRAPDKQHVLDGSMDKEKME, from the coding sequence ATGTTCAGTAAAATACGTGGAGCGATTCTGGCGCTGTCGATCGGTCTCAATCTCGCTTTTGTCGGTACCTGGTCGATTCAAGCCTTTCCCGGCTGGATGACGCCGCTGATCGGAGTCCGCGAGCGGATCGAGGGAACGGTCGCGCAATCCTCCCTCCACCGGGAGTTGGGCGTCACCCCCGAGCAGTGGGAGCACATCGAGCCTCTGATCCTCCAGTTTCGCAAGACGGCGGAAAACCATGGAAAGGAGATCAGGCGCCTTCGAAGAGAGCTCCTGGATCTTCTGGCGGCGGCGCCCGTGGATGAAAAGGCCATCAGAACGAAACAAGACGAAATCCTCGCCGGGCAAGGCCGCATGCAAAATCTTGTCGTGGATCATTTACTCAAGGAAAAGGAGATTCTGTCTCCCAATCAATCCATAAAACTGATTCAAGCACTCTGCGAGCAGTGCCGCTACGACGGGGACATGCTCACCGGGAGTGGTTTGGGGCGAGCGCCGGACAAACAACATGTTCTCGATGGATCGATGGACAAAGAAAAGATGGAATAA
- a CDS encoding efflux RND transporter permease subunit: MKITRYAIHRRLATSAIVVALVVLGLYGLWRLPVDYLPNITYPLVKVQIKWQGATPEEIDTDIADPIERLMSTVDRLDYLESSSIEGLYALNVYFEYGADVDIAFQDVLAALTRAQQQLPRDIEAPYVFKADPSQLPVMQLTVSSDRWSPVKLRDWADNWLQDRILAVRGVAGTEIVGGLEREIRILLDPAAMEKHKLSLDAVIKRVAAENIEQTGGRVTVGSKEIIARTTGEFASLDDIRTVVVARDGHQKVYLRDIAEVIDGHEEARVITRFNGRECVKLSVLKEAEANTVQVAEAVRRLLGDLKAGLPKGLELDYVEDQAVYVKQALTGVRNAAVAAAALLIVVVYLFLGSIRQVVVMVIALPLTLVLNFGLMKLAGFSLNIFSLGGLVVALGVVLDNSIVVVENISRLRRKDPGKDADAQAVDATSEVGSALVAATLSFLALFVPFLLVPGLTSLLFRELILVIAGIVVISLAVAVSVTPMIMATLFGGGRRKRGSGWFEGLFARFTDGYGWVLERIIHLRWVAAPVFLLAVFAAFGLLGRLGGEFLPSIDDGRIMVKVKMPTGASVSETDRALRKIEEQIAGDSLIQNTFALAGGQVKGLTTYEIANEGEVDIQLVPKTARNISTEAYVAQLRKRVSKLQPTGGKAMVKQMPIKGVHGMGASDIVVQVQGQDMEALADLSNRTVRTINELGRFQNVYVSMDLSKPEYQVKVDRVKAAELGVSVSDVATSLRSLITGTVATRYREGGEYYDVRLLVPEKRMTARQDVENLSLTCAQGDALRLRDIAAVVPASGSVEIDREDQIKQITVEADISGPDLAGAVKELKNALAGLDRPAGYEFDFGGRAKMMADMKNTVFAILAFALFFSFIVLTVQFNSLKLPGLILGSVPVCLAGVVFLMYLTHLPIGATVIIGVLVVVAATVNDGVLLLTYAGDLQDHEGLKPRRAVLNAAKIRLRPRIMTTVTTMIGFLPLALNLEEGGDMLQPMAVAAIGGLGMEILVALFLMPCMYVMVSKS, from the coding sequence ATGAAGATCACTCGCTACGCCATACATCGCAGGCTGGCCACCAGCGCCATCGTTGTCGCGCTTGTAGTTCTTGGACTCTATGGTCTCTGGCGGCTTCCGGTGGATTATCTGCCCAATATCACCTACCCGCTGGTCAAGGTTCAAATCAAATGGCAGGGGGCCACACCGGAGGAAATCGACACGGATATCGCCGATCCCATCGAACGACTCATGTCCACGGTGGATCGTTTGGATTATCTCGAATCTTCTTCGATCGAGGGGCTGTACGCCCTGAACGTGTACTTCGAGTATGGCGCGGATGTCGACATCGCATTTCAGGATGTCCTCGCCGCCCTTACTCGCGCCCAACAGCAACTCCCCAGGGACATTGAAGCTCCATATGTATTCAAGGCCGATCCGTCCCAGCTTCCGGTGATGCAACTGACGGTCAGCTCCGACCGATGGAGTCCGGTGAAGCTGAGGGATTGGGCCGACAACTGGTTGCAGGATCGCATCCTGGCCGTCCGGGGCGTGGCCGGGACGGAAATCGTCGGCGGACTCGAGCGCGAGATTCGGATCCTGCTCGATCCGGCAGCCATGGAAAAGCACAAGCTTTCTCTGGACGCAGTCATCAAGCGGGTCGCAGCCGAGAATATCGAGCAGACGGGCGGCCGTGTCACGGTCGGTTCCAAGGAAATCATTGCCCGCACCACGGGCGAGTTCGCAAGTCTCGACGACATTCGAACGGTTGTGGTGGCAAGGGATGGCCACCAAAAAGTCTACCTGCGAGACATTGCGGAAGTCATCGACGGCCATGAGGAGGCTCGGGTAATAACCCGCTTCAATGGGCGGGAATGCGTCAAGCTTTCGGTGTTGAAAGAAGCTGAAGCCAACACCGTTCAGGTGGCCGAGGCGGTGAGACGGCTTTTGGGCGACTTGAAAGCGGGATTGCCCAAGGGGCTCGAGCTTGACTATGTGGAAGATCAAGCCGTTTACGTGAAGCAGGCGCTCACGGGCGTGCGCAATGCCGCGGTAGCGGCGGCGGCGTTATTGATTGTCGTGGTCTACCTGTTTCTGGGAAGCATAAGACAAGTCGTGGTAATGGTCATCGCCCTGCCACTGACTTTGGTGCTTAATTTCGGCTTGATGAAGCTCGCCGGTTTCTCTCTCAATATCTTCTCTCTGGGCGGGCTCGTCGTCGCCCTCGGTGTGGTGTTGGATAATTCCATCGTTGTCGTCGAAAACATTTCGCGCTTGCGGCGCAAGGATCCAGGGAAAGACGCCGACGCGCAAGCCGTGGATGCAACGAGCGAGGTCGGCTCGGCCCTTGTTGCGGCGACTCTGTCGTTTCTGGCCCTGTTCGTGCCGTTCCTCCTCGTTCCGGGTTTGACGAGCCTGCTCTTTCGCGAACTGATCCTCGTCATTGCGGGCATCGTTGTCATCAGCCTCGCGGTGGCCGTGTCGGTGACCCCTATGATCATGGCGACCCTGTTTGGCGGAGGTCGACGGAAACGGGGATCCGGCTGGTTTGAAGGTCTATTTGCTCGATTCACCGATGGCTACGGCTGGGTGCTGGAACGAATTATTCACCTGCGATGGGTCGCCGCGCCGGTTTTTCTCCTTGCGGTTTTCGCGGCCTTCGGGTTGTTGGGGCGGCTCGGCGGCGAATTTCTGCCGTCGATCGATGACGGTCGTATCATGGTCAAGGTTAAAATGCCGACCGGCGCTTCCGTGAGCGAAACAGACCGGGCGCTTCGGAAAATTGAAGAGCAGATTGCGGGCGATTCGCTGATTCAAAATACCTTCGCGCTCGCGGGCGGACAAGTGAAGGGACTGACCACTTACGAAATCGCCAATGAAGGAGAGGTTGACATCCAACTCGTTCCTAAGACCGCTCGAAATATCAGCACGGAAGCATACGTTGCCCAGCTCCGCAAACGCGTAAGCAAGCTTCAGCCCACGGGCGGCAAGGCCATGGTCAAACAGATGCCCATCAAAGGCGTCCACGGCATGGGTGCGTCGGATATTGTCGTTCAGGTTCAGGGCCAAGATATGGAAGCCCTGGCCGATCTTTCCAACCGAACCGTACGGACGATCAATGAATTGGGGCGGTTTCAGAACGTGTATGTCTCCATGGACCTGTCAAAACCCGAATACCAGGTCAAGGTGGATCGGGTAAAGGCCGCTGAGCTAGGCGTGTCGGTCTCGGATGTGGCGACATCCCTGCGCTCACTGATCACCGGAACGGTGGCGACCCGGTACCGTGAAGGCGGGGAGTACTACGACGTAAGGCTTTTGGTTCCGGAGAAGCGCATGACCGCTCGCCAAGATGTGGAGAATCTATCGCTTACCTGCGCCCAAGGCGATGCTCTGCGGCTGCGGGACATAGCCGCCGTGGTTCCCGCATCAGGATCGGTGGAGATCGACCGGGAAGACCAGATCAAGCAAATCACCGTCGAAGCGGATATCTCGGGTCCCGATTTGGCCGGCGCGGTTAAAGAACTGAAGAACGCCTTGGCCGGGCTGGACCGACCGGCGGGTTATGAATTCGACTTCGGCGGAAGGGCCAAAATGATGGCCGACATGAAAAACACGGTATTCGCGATTCTCGCTTTCGCGCTGTTCTTTTCCTTCATCGTTCTTACCGTGCAGTTCAATAGTCTCAAGTTGCCGGGATTGATACTGGGCAGCGTGCCGGTCTGTTTGGCCGGTGTGGTGTTTCTCATGTATTTGACGCATCTGCCGATAGGCGCCACGGTCATCATCGGGGTGCTGGTTGTTGTGGCCGCGACGGTCAACGACGGTGTCTTGCTCCTGACGTATGCCGGCGACCTTCAGGATCACGAGGGCTTGAAACCGCGCCGGGCCGTTTTGAACGCCGCGAAGATACGCCTGCGCCCCCGGATCATGACAACCGTGACGACTATGATAGGATTTCTTCCCCTGGCGCTGAATCTGGAAGAAGGCGGAGACATGCTCCAACCCATGGCCGTCGCAGCCATCGGCGGACTGGGGATGGAAATTTTGGTGGCTCTGTTCTTGATGCCGTGTATGTATGTGATGGTCTCGAAGTCGTGA
- a CDS encoding FtsX-like permease family protein: MMTEYFLAFLRANKIKTMALCLSIAFYFALVVIAATLHRAIPEIARLPLKQIGVQTIVQKTGEIPGRMVGAVFPHSNAPVSKEQFSRLVGLPFVEEADLGLYFWYFDTAFFKAVLGVDQKNQLFFSILEKNIDRGALQLGQKRIVITASFGEKHGLTVGDTVALGDKAYVVSAILRPNISGNIIPADVYMDLADALEVVRDSVEMQNIYRLDDGDFGNVVLLRGNPDWRGAKETLIMEVDDKFLVFSEKTFTREISEQLGIVSTAGRLLFIILGGVLAVAFGLLTIFNVKSREREIAILRMLGWRILDLKKQFIGENMILLCVSILSGSALSLAGLFLLGLQTVKMEIPWDISARPHFLPAENSIERVVSAPLPVHFDIFIYIAAIIGFLLLFLAVSLLCFRRINRIKPSECSS; this comes from the coding sequence ATGATGACTGAATATTTTCTCGCGTTTTTGCGGGCAAACAAGATCAAGACCATGGCGCTTTGCCTGAGCATCGCTTTTTATTTTGCTCTGGTGGTCATAGCCGCCACGTTGCACCGCGCCATCCCGGAAATCGCCCGGTTGCCGCTCAAGCAAATCGGCGTGCAGACGATAGTCCAGAAAACCGGTGAAATACCCGGCCGGATGGTCGGCGCCGTTTTTCCCCATTCCAACGCCCCGGTTTCAAAGGAACAATTCAGCCGGCTCGTCGGCCTGCCTTTTGTGGAAGAAGCGGATCTGGGCCTTTACTTCTGGTACTTCGATACCGCCTTTTTCAAGGCGGTCCTGGGTGTCGATCAAAAAAATCAACTATTCTTCTCTATCCTTGAGAAAAACATCGACCGGGGCGCCCTTCAGCTCGGACAAAAAAGAATAGTCATAACCGCATCCTTCGGCGAGAAGCATGGACTGACCGTCGGGGATACCGTAGCCCTCGGAGATAAGGCCTACGTGGTCAGCGCTATTCTACGACCGAACATAAGCGGTAATATCATTCCGGCCGACGTTTACATGGACCTAGCCGATGCCCTGGAGGTGGTCAGAGATTCAGTGGAGATGCAGAACATCTATCGACTCGATGACGGTGATTTCGGCAATGTCGTGCTGCTCAGGGGCAACCCCGACTGGCGGGGCGCCAAGGAAACGCTGATCATGGAAGTGGATGACAAGTTCCTCGTATTCAGCGAAAAAACGTTTACTCGGGAAATCAGCGAACAGCTCGGCATCGTTTCGACGGCGGGCCGACTGCTCTTCATTATTCTGGGGGGTGTACTGGCGGTGGCCTTCGGCTTGTTGACCATCTTCAACGTGAAATCAAGGGAACGGGAAATCGCGATTTTACGGATGCTCGGTTGGCGTATTCTTGATCTCAAGAAACAGTTCATCGGTGAAAATATGATTCTGCTCTGTGTATCCATTCTTTCAGGCAGCGCACTCAGCCTGGCAGGGCTCTTCCTGCTTGGTCTCCAGACGGTCAAGATGGAAATTCCTTGGGATATCTCGGCCCGGCCCCATTTCCTGCCCGCGGAAAACAGTATTGAAAGGGTGGTATCGGCTCCTTTGCCCGTGCATTTCGATATCTTCATCTATATCGCCGCCATCATCGGCTTCCTACTGCTGTTCCTGGCCGTGAGTCTTCTATGTTTCCGCCGGATAAATAGGATTAAGCCATCGGAATGTTCATCGTGA
- a CDS encoding ABC transporter ATP-binding protein, whose product MLELRNVTKAYRDQRVLTEVNFEVREREMVSIMGKSGAGKSTLLAIIAGLVRPDTGQVLYDAGNISDLNEEELAAFRLHHVGFIFQDFKLIPSLSVHDNILLGIYPRRDIATAEKEKRVREFAEQVGLAGKRNEPIDNLSGGEKQRVAIARSLVNHPGLVLADEPTGNLDSATAAEIMILFKKLHESMDTTFLIITHDRDIAAHTQKILTLKDGALT is encoded by the coding sequence ATGCTTGAGTTAAGAAACGTTACCAAGGCGTACCGGGATCAACGGGTCCTGACCGAGGTCAATTTTGAAGTCCGGGAACGGGAGATGGTCAGCATCATGGGAAAATCCGGGGCCGGTAAGAGCACGTTGCTTGCCATCATAGCCGGCCTCGTCCGGCCGGACACCGGGCAGGTCCTGTATGACGCCGGCAATATCAGCGACCTGAACGAAGAAGAATTGGCAGCCTTCCGACTCCATCATGTCGGTTTTATATTTCAGGATTTCAAACTCATTCCCTCGCTCTCCGTGCATGATAATATCCTGCTGGGCATTTACCCCCGCCGGGATATCGCCACTGCCGAAAAGGAAAAGCGGGTCAGGGAATTTGCCGAACAGGTCGGCTTGGCGGGCAAGCGGAATGAGCCAATCGACAATCTGAGCGGAGGAGAGAAACAACGGGTAGCCATCGCCCGAAGCCTGGTTAACCATCCCGGTTTGGTTCTGGCCGATGAACCCACCGGCAACCTGGACTCGGCCACGGCCGCTGAAATCATGATCCTTTTCAAAAAGCTGCATGAATCCATGGATACCACCTTTCTAATCATCACCCATGACCGGGACATCGCCGCCCATACCCAAAAAATCTTAACGCTAAAAGACGGAGCTCTGACGTGA
- a CDS encoding ABC transporter ATP-binding protein produces the protein MTEALVVENIAKRFETVEAVAGISFSVQQGELFGFLGPNGAGKTTTISILTGLARPDSGKFRICGIDCTSNPRKAQHLIGVVPDESNLYPELTGFDNLCFCAALYGMGKAERQTRARELLDAFGLTKAADRKFGGYSKGMKRKLTIAAGIIHKPEVLFLDEPTTGIDVSGARHLRQLIADLHKAGTTIFLTSHYIEEAERLCDRIAFIVSGRIVRIDTVENLLQPFQEKHIVQISCANRSGGLHIRLSESFPGLDFTITEHDVIRVEAGQPIRVGPLIRFLEDHGAEVSEARRMRPTLEDIFVRITGIETDDMHREKEKVGGGQ, from the coding sequence ATGACTGAAGCCCTGGTTGTTGAAAATATTGCCAAACGATTCGAAACCGTGGAAGCGGTCGCGGGGATCTCCTTCAGCGTCCAACAGGGCGAACTCTTCGGCTTTCTCGGCCCCAACGGCGCTGGCAAAACCACGACCATCAGCATACTCACCGGTTTGGCGCGACCGGATTCGGGGAAATTTCGGATTTGCGGCATCGACTGCACGTCCAATCCCAGGAAGGCCCAGCACCTCATCGGAGTGGTTCCGGACGAAAGCAACCTCTACCCGGAGCTCACCGGTTTCGACAATCTCTGTTTCTGCGCGGCGCTTTACGGAATGGGCAAAGCCGAGCGACAAACCCGGGCCCGGGAGCTTCTGGACGCATTCGGTTTGACCAAAGCAGCGGACCGAAAATTCGGCGGCTATTCCAAGGGCATGAAACGGAAACTCACCATCGCCGCGGGTATCATTCATAAACCCGAAGTTTTGTTTCTGGACGAACCTACCACGGGTATAGACGTATCCGGCGCTCGACACCTGCGGCAACTCATCGCCGACCTCCACAAGGCCGGGACCACCATTTTCCTGACCAGCCACTACATCGAAGAGGCGGAGCGGCTCTGCGACCGCATCGCCTTCATCGTGTCCGGCCGCATCGTGCGAATCGACACGGTCGAGAATCTGCTCCAGCCGTTCCAGGAAAAACATATCGTGCAAATCTCATGCGCCAACCGCTCAGGCGGTTTACACATCCGGCTTTCCGAATCATTTCCCGGCCTTGATTTTACGATCACAGAGCATGATGTGATTCGGGTGGAAGCCGGGCAGCCCATTCGTGTGGGACCATTGATTCGCTTTCTGGAAGATCATGGGGCCGAGGTCTCCGAAGCCCGCAGGATGCGGCCGACCCTCGAGGACATCTTCGTAAGAATCACCGGGATCGAGACGGACGACATGCATAGAGAAAAAGAAAAAGTGGGAGGGGGGCAATGA
- a CDS encoding ABC transporter permease → MKLWIAFWNILVKDMRTYYLKPPNVSWGLIFPLAWTGMFFIKSGSGLGSIPSLLPGVVSISILFGATSMLAVTVTFEKKNRSFERLLLAPIPLELLMLAKTGGAILFGVANAFVPIVMAAFVTDLSRLAWGAFVPAVFLIAVSSTFLGLFIAVAVSEVFEAQTFSNFFRFPMIFLCGLFFPLEKLPIFLKPISYVLPLTYGADVLHGAVHGGHAMPFSLDLAILAAFCIGLFGVSLRNIRGRWIA, encoded by the coding sequence ATGAAGCTCTGGATCGCTTTTTGGAATATTCTGGTCAAGGACATGCGCACCTATTACCTGAAGCCTCCGAACGTCAGCTGGGGCCTGATCTTCCCGCTGGCATGGACGGGAATGTTTTTTATCAAGTCGGGAAGCGGCCTGGGGAGTATACCGTCATTGCTTCCTGGAGTGGTGTCGATCTCCATTCTGTTCGGCGCCACATCGATGCTGGCTGTCACGGTGACCTTCGAGAAAAAGAATCGGTCCTTCGAGCGACTCCTGTTGGCCCCCATTCCACTGGAACTGCTGATGCTGGCCAAGACCGGCGGCGCCATCCTGTTTGGCGTGGCCAACGCCTTCGTTCCGATCGTCATGGCTGCATTTGTCACCGATTTGTCTCGGCTGGCATGGGGAGCGTTCGTTCCGGCGGTTTTCCTGATCGCTGTATCTTCGACCTTTCTGGGCCTGTTCATCGCCGTGGCGGTGAGTGAAGTGTTCGAAGCCCAAACCTTCTCCAACTTTTTTCGTTTCCCTATGATTTTTCTTTGCGGGCTTTTTTTCCCCTTAGAAAAGCTGCCGATATTTTTGAAGCCCATCTCCTATGTGCTTCCCTTGACGTATGGGGCCGACGTGCTCCATGGGGCCGTTCATGGCGGACACGCCATGCCCTTTTCCCTCGACCTGGCCATCCTCGCAGCATTCTGCATTGGTCTATTTGGGGTAAGCCTCCGCAATATCAGGGGGCGCTGGATTGCCTGA
- a CDS encoding efflux RND transporter periplasmic adaptor subunit produces the protein MKNRTVLITLIVSMLAVSGTFLARGVTSDKPEAGQPSKQKQPPVVEVVSASKATLSLGLALTGSVDPYRVARLASPAEGPVLGIRVREGDHVKTGDELLSVGRKKGIDALIASLREELKKEEYNLSRTRQLVDGEALPGEQLDQARAACENVRAQLIHAEETAQDHTITAPWEGVVSGLLVKEGEFVAPRAALLEMYDPSSLVIRAAVPEKYTADIAADMPVDVRLDAYPDGVLKGRVERVYPYLDPRLRTRTMEIVLDKSVHLLPGMFARLRVLLKTVSEAVVVPSEALVLTPKGRVVFVVEDGKAIGRPVETGIEEGNRIQIIAGVVPGDKVVVAGNEKLKDGAAVSLSGSEKSGKGKLRNMAEPPAGEKIKAGGDAK, from the coding sequence ATGAAAAATCGAACTGTCTTGATAACGCTGATCGTGAGCATGCTTGCCGTGTCCGGGACCTTCCTTGCTCGCGGCGTCACGTCCGACAAGCCGGAAGCCGGCCAACCGTCAAAACAGAAGCAGCCGCCGGTGGTCGAGGTGGTTTCAGCGTCAAAGGCAACCCTGTCCCTTGGGCTGGCGCTTACCGGCTCGGTGGATCCTTATCGTGTCGCCCGATTGGCTTCGCCCGCCGAGGGGCCGGTTCTCGGTATTCGTGTCCGTGAAGGCGACCACGTGAAGACCGGCGATGAGTTGCTTTCCGTTGGGCGAAAGAAAGGAATCGATGCGCTGATTGCCTCGCTGCGGGAGGAGCTCAAGAAGGAAGAGTACAACCTGAGCAGAACCCGCCAACTGGTGGACGGTGAAGCCCTCCCCGGGGAACAGCTCGATCAGGCCAGAGCCGCCTGCGAAAATGTGCGCGCACAACTGATCCACGCGGAGGAAACGGCCCAGGACCATACCATCACTGCTCCTTGGGAAGGGGTGGTCTCCGGCTTACTTGTCAAGGAGGGTGAGTTCGTCGCGCCTCGTGCTGCATTGCTGGAAATGTACGATCCGTCCAGCCTCGTGATACGCGCGGCGGTCCCTGAGAAATACACGGCCGACATCGCGGCCGACATGCCGGTCGATGTCCGGTTGGACGCATACCCTGATGGCGTTCTCAAAGGGAGAGTCGAGCGGGTTTATCCCTATCTCGACCCACGGTTGCGCACTCGGACCATGGAAATCGTCCTGGACAAGTCCGTTCATCTTCTCCCGGGAATGTTCGCCCGATTGAGGGTGCTGCTGAAAACAGTGAGTGAAGCGGTTGTCGTGCCGTCGGAAGCCCTCGTTTTAACGCCGAAGGGCCGGGTGGTTTTCGTGGTGGAGGACGGGAAGGCCATCGGGCGCCCCGTCGAAACCGGCATCGAAGAAGGTAACCGCATTCAGATTATCGCCGGAGTCGTTCCCGGGGACAAGGTCGTCGTCGCCGGGAACGAAAAACTCAAAGACGGCGCCGCGGTGAGTCTTTCGGGAAGCGAGAAGTCGGGCAAGGGGAAGCTCCGAAACATGGCTGAACCGCCCGCCGGTGAAAAGATCAAGGCGGGGGGCGACGCGAAATGA
- a CDS encoding zf-HC2 domain-containing protein, with protein sequence MLSCFGYRKRLGAYLDDELKSRRRRAVSAHLAKCPACRAALAEMRGLESALLSLDAPAPPSNLTSRIMAEASSRYRRADVRPEIDRPRYKPSLPWTWAFRAATVAALIVGLATGAFLGWDVGREDRVFFADPSKAQTTRMQRDVYGLDAFSGTPDGSIEAATLALLQDAK encoded by the coding sequence ATGCTGTCGTGTTTCGGATACCGAAAACGTCTGGGGGCTTACCTGGATGATGAGCTGAAATCGAGACGGCGCAGGGCGGTGTCGGCTCATTTGGCGAAGTGCCCGGCTTGCCGCGCCGCCTTGGCGGAGATGCGCGGATTGGAATCAGCCTTGCTTTCCCTCGACGCTCCCGCGCCGCCTTCCAATCTCACATCGAGGATAATGGCCGAAGCGAGCTCACGTTATCGACGCGCCGATGTTCGTCCGGAAATTGATCGTCCCCGATACAAACCATCTCTGCCTTGGACATGGGCGTTCAGAGCCGCAACGGTTGCGGCGCTCATCGTCGGGCTGGCCACGGGGGCGTTTCTGGGGTGGGATGTCGGGCGAGAGGATCGCGTCTTTTTCGCGGATCCCTCGAAGGCCCAAACCACTCGGATGCAACGAGACGTCTATGGCCTTGACGCCTTCAGCGGGACACCCGACGGCTCGATCGAGGCCGCGACGCTTGCCCTGTTACAGGATGCCAAATGA